Proteins found in one Seonamhaeicola sp. S2-3 genomic segment:
- a CDS encoding DUF4442 domain-containing protein: MTLTPRKLNTFSMFKLPAAYICGVRVKHLDEKKCMVSVKHRWINQNPFRSMFWAVQGMAAELSTAAIMIGKIQETGKKISMLVISNEATYTKKATGRINFTCNQGELINETLTKAIKTGEGQTIWLESVGLNEEGIEVSSFRFQWSVKVKQ; this comes from the coding sequence ATGACATTAACACCCAGGAAACTAAATACTTTCAGTATGTTTAAATTACCCGCAGCTTATATATGTGGAGTAAGAGTAAAACATTTAGATGAAAAAAAATGTATGGTTTCGGTAAAACATCGTTGGATTAATCAAAATCCTTTTAGATCTATGTTTTGGGCAGTACAAGGTATGGCTGCAGAACTTTCAACTGCCGCTATAATGATTGGTAAAATTCAAGAAACAGGAAAAAAAATTTCCATGTTAGTAATTTCTAACGAAGCAACATATACAAAGAAAGCAACCGGAAGAATAAATTTTACCTGTAATCAAGGAGAGCTTATAAACGAAACCCTAACTAAAGCTATTAAAACAGGAGAAGGGCAAACCATTTGGTTAGAATCTGTAGGTTTAAATGAAGAAGGAATTGAAGTTTCAAGCTTTAGATTTCAGTGGAGTGTAAAAGTAAAACAGTGA
- a CDS encoding TIGR00266 family protein, whose translation MTAHEIDYQIYGEEMQYVEIELDPQEAVIAEAGSFMMMDEGIKMETIFGDGSQKDSGFLGKILGAGKRILTGESLFMTAFYNEIIGKRKVSFASPYPGKIIPIDLTLFGGKFVCQKDAFLCAAKGVSVGIEFSKKLGRGLFGGEGFIMQKLEGDGMAFVHAGGTMAKKELLAGETLKVDTGCIVGFDQTVDYDIEFVGGIKNTIFGGEGLFFATLKGPGTVYVQSLPFSRLAGRVLASAPRSGGKDKGEGSILGGLGDLLDGDNRF comes from the coding sequence ATGACAGCACACGAAATTGATTATCAAATCTACGGCGAAGAAATGCAATACGTAGAAATAGAACTAGACCCACAAGAAGCCGTTATTGCAGAAGCAGGTAGCTTTATGATGATGGATGAGGGTATTAAAATGGAAACTATTTTTGGAGATGGTTCTCAAAAAGATTCTGGATTTTTAGGAAAAATACTAGGGGCAGGTAAACGAATTTTAACAGGAGAAAGCCTGTTTATGACTGCTTTTTACAATGAAATTATTGGCAAACGCAAAGTCTCATTTGCATCGCCTTATCCTGGGAAAATTATCCCAATAGATTTAACCCTTTTTGGAGGAAAATTTGTATGCCAAAAAGATGCCTTTTTATGTGCCGCTAAAGGGGTGAGTGTAGGTATAGAATTTTCAAAAAAATTAGGTCGTGGCCTTTTTGGAGGGGAAGGGTTTATCATGCAAAAATTAGAAGGAGATGGTATGGCGTTTGTGCATGCGGGTGGTACCATGGCTAAAAAAGAATTATTAGCAGGAGAAACTTTAAAAGTTGATACGGGGTGTATAGTAGGTTTTGATCAAACTGTAGATTATGATATTGAGTTTGTAGGAGGAATTAAAAACACCATTTTTGGGGGCGAAGGTTTATTTTTTGCAACACTTAAAGGTCCAGGAACAGTTTACGTACAATCATTGCCTTTTAGTAGGTTGGCAGGAAGAGTTTTAGCGTCTGCACCAAGAAGCGGAGGAAAGGATAAAGGAGAAGGAAGTATACTTGGAGGACTTGGAGATTTACTAGATGGAGATAATAGGTTTTAA
- a CDS encoding MbnP family protein yields MKIIKFTFALLLCAVISSCSSNDDDVEDLTGQTGTLILKFDNGVGGNDFTFGTTYNKSNNESYKLETLKYIISNVSLKDAEGNSYTYPTEKNIFIVDEANGNNAGEIYVTLEDVDAANYTEITFGIGVDQERYQLGAEGQGDFLEEAQDAGMLWAWATGYRFIRLDGTYSSDTVTDEGLAIHMGSVGTTLDNYKEVTLTLPNTVLVREDASPQIHIKADIAKVFDGETSVNFSDGYNQVHTSAETTPVIANNVKGIFSVHHVHND; encoded by the coding sequence ATGAAAATTATAAAATTTACATTTGCGCTTTTATTATGCGCAGTTATATCGTCATGTTCATCAAATGATGACGATGTAGAAGATTTAACAGGTCAAACAGGAACTTTAATATTAAAATTTGATAACGGGGTAGGAGGTAATGATTTTACCTTTGGAACTACCTACAACAAGTCTAATAACGAATCATATAAACTAGAAACCTTAAAGTATATAATAAGTAACGTTAGCTTAAAAGATGCAGAAGGTAATTCATATACTTATCCAACAGAAAAAAATATTTTCATTGTAGATGAAGCCAATGGAAATAATGCAGGAGAAATATATGTAACATTAGAAGATGTTGATGCAGCTAATTATACTGAAATTACGTTTGGAATTGGCGTAGACCAAGAAAGATACCAATTAGGAGCCGAAGGACAAGGAGATTTTTTAGAAGAAGCACAAGATGCAGGTATGTTATGGGCTTGGGCTACAGGCTATAGGTTTATACGTTTAGATGGAACCTATTCTAGTGATACTGTTACAGATGAAGGTTTAGCAATTCATATGGGTAGTGTTGGAACTACTTTAGATAATTACAAAGAAGTTACATTAACATTGCCAAATACGGTATTAGTTCGTGAAGATGCTAGTCCGCAAATACATATAAAAGCTGATATAGCAAAGGTTTTTGATGGTGAAACTTCAGTAAACTTCTCTGATGGGTATAACCAAGTTCATACTAGTGCAGAAACAACACCAGTTATTGCAAATAACGTAAAAGGTATTTTCTCTGTACATCATGTACATAATGACTAA
- a CDS encoding cytochrome-c peroxidase, with protein sequence MRKILIIVVFIQVLLVSCSKEEGGYEPKPLSLEIPSNFPEIVYDLENNPLTEEGVALGKALFYEGKLSANNAIPCAFCHEQAFAFTHHGHTLSHGVNGGIGFRNTPPIQNMAFQKEFMWDGAATHLDLQPIIPLTSDIEMGETLSNVINKLQADSYYKQQFSKAFENGEINSSNMLKALSQFMITMVSGNSKYDKYVRNEDGVTLTQEELNGLEIFKNKCASCHATDFFSDQSYRNTGLPINPKLNDKGRYVIFENLDDLYKFKVPSLRNIEVTAPYMHDGRFFTLEAVLDFYDSGMVDNGNVDPSLKREDGSFGITLSTSEKESLIAFLKTLTDNEFLNDERFSEY encoded by the coding sequence ATGAGAAAAATACTTATAATAGTTGTTTTTATTCAGGTCTTATTGGTGTCTTGTTCTAAAGAAGAAGGTGGTTATGAACCCAAACCTTTAAGTTTAGAAATACCGTCAAATTTTCCAGAAATCGTATATGATTTAGAAAATAATCCTTTAACAGAAGAAGGCGTTGCTTTAGGAAAAGCTTTATTTTATGAAGGAAAACTGTCTGCAAATAATGCTATACCCTGTGCTTTTTGTCATGAACAGGCATTTGCTTTTACGCATCATGGTCATACATTAAGTCATGGTGTAAATGGGGGGATAGGATTTCGTAATACACCTCCTATTCAAAATATGGCATTTCAAAAAGAGTTTATGTGGGATGGCGCAGCTACTCATTTAGATCTTCAACCCATAATACCTCTTACAAGCGACATAGAAATGGGAGAAACATTATCAAACGTTATTAATAAATTACAAGCAGACTCTTATTATAAACAACAATTTAGTAAAGCATTTGAAAATGGTGAAATAAATTCATCAAATATGCTTAAAGCACTGTCTCAGTTTATGATTACTATGGTTTCAGGTAATTCTAAGTACGATAAATATGTTAGAAATGAAGATGGTGTAACACTAACTCAAGAAGAATTAAATGGTTTAGAAATTTTTAAAAATAAATGCGCTTCTTGTCATGCTACCGATTTTTTTTCAGATCAATCTTATAGAAATACAGGTTTGCCAATAAACCCAAAACTGAATGATAAAGGACGTTACGTGATTTTTGAAAATCTAGACGATTTGTACAAGTTTAAAGTGCCTAGTTTAAGAAATATTGAAGTAACAGCACCTTATATGCACGACGGAAGATTTTTTACACTAGAGGCCGTTTTAGATTTTTACGATTCAGGAATGGTTGATAATGGTAATGTAGACCCATCATTAAAGCGAGAGGATGGTTCTTTTGGTATAACACTTTCAACAAGTGAAAAAGAAAGCCTTATTGCTTTTTTAAAAACATTAACAGATAACGAATTTTTAAATGATGAAAGATTTTCTGAGTATTAA
- a CDS encoding LysR substrate-binding domain-containing protein gives MTITQLYYVLAVAEHQNFTKAAEKCYVTQPTLSMQIQKLEDQLNVQIFDRSKKPIELTEVGKKIVTQARNIVNESYRIQDIVDQQKGFIGGEFKLGIIPTIMPTLLPMFLKTFIKKHPKVKLKIEELTTEDIIARIKDGHLDAAIAATPLEDENIKERVIYFEPFVGYIPKNHRLYGKQKIDSSDLEVDDMLLLEDGHCFRDGVINLCKAFKKNTDDKFQLESGSIETLIKLSDEGLGMTLLPYLHTLDIKEKDHLHYFNEPSPAREVSIIYHKSELKLQIIEALQDVIAGIVRGAIAFQDVKIISPLPK, from the coding sequence ATGACAATTACGCAACTATATTATGTTTTGGCTGTAGCTGAACATCAAAACTTTACAAAAGCAGCCGAAAAATGTTATGTAACACAGCCTACATTAAGTATGCAAATTCAAAAGTTAGAAGACCAACTTAATGTTCAGATTTTTGACCGCAGCAAAAAACCTATAGAACTAACTGAAGTTGGTAAAAAAATAGTTACTCAAGCTAGAAATATTGTTAATGAATCTTATAGAATACAAGATATTGTAGACCAACAAAAAGGGTTTATTGGTGGCGAGTTTAAGTTAGGAATTATTCCAACTATAATGCCAACACTGTTACCTATGTTTTTAAAAACGTTTATTAAAAAACACCCAAAAGTTAAGCTAAAAATTGAAGAATTAACTACCGAGGATATTATTGCTAGAATTAAAGACGGACATTTAGATGCAGCTATTGCTGCCACCCCCTTAGAAGATGAAAACATTAAAGAACGGGTAATTTATTTTGAACCTTTTGTAGGCTATATTCCTAAAAACCACAGGTTGTATGGAAAACAAAAAATAGACAGTAGTGATTTAGAAGTTGATGATATGCTTTTACTTGAAGATGGACACTGTTTTAGAGATGGTGTTATTAATTTATGTAAGGCTTTTAAAAAAAATACAGATGATAAATTTCAATTAGAAAGTGGTAGTATTGAAACCCTTATTAAACTTTCTGATGAAGGTTTAGGTATGACCCTACTTCCTTATCTACATACTTTAGATATTAAAGAAAAAGACCATTTGCATTACTTTAATGAGCCTTCTCCAGCTAGAGAAGTAAGCATAATTTATCATAAAAGTGAACTAAAATTGCAAATAATAGAAGCACTACAAGATGTAATTGCTGGAATAGTAAGGGGGGCTATAGCATTTCAGGATGTAAAAATAATTAGCCCTCTACCTAAATAA
- a CDS encoding Dps family protein, protein MTLNSIGLDSAETKDLANDLNQLLANFQIYYQNLRGIHWNIKGKSFFNLHEKFEELYTDANVKVDEIAERILTLGETPLHTFEDYSAAAKVPVGKNISEDVKAVRLIVNSLVELLKIERAILEKAGDVNDEGTNSMMSDFITEQEKTVWMMKAWLSEEV, encoded by the coding sequence ATGACATTAAATAGTATAGGATTAGACAGTGCAGAAACAAAGGATTTAGCCAATGATTTAAATCAATTGTTAGCCAATTTTCAAATTTATTATCAAAACCTTAGAGGTATTCATTGGAATATAAAAGGGAAAAGTTTTTTTAATTTACATGAAAAGTTTGAAGAACTTTACACAGATGCTAATGTGAAAGTTGATGAAATAGCAGAGCGTATTTTAACCTTAGGTGAAACGCCATTACATACTTTTGAAGATTATTCTGCTGCAGCAAAAGTACCTGTAGGAAAAAATATTTCTGAAGATGTAAAAGCAGTAAGATTAATTGTTAATTCTTTAGTAGAATTACTTAAAATAGAAAGAGCTATACTTGAAAAAGCAGGAGATGTTAATGATGAGGGTACTAATAGTATGATGAGCGATTTTATTACAGAACAAGAAAAAACTGTTTGGATGATGAAAGCGTGGTTAAGTGAAGAGGTTTAG
- a CDS encoding LytR/AlgR family response regulator transcription factor → MITCIIIDDEPLALELLEDFISKISFLELIASCSNGFEATNILHQQKIDLIFTDIEMPNFSGIDIIKSLEYKPHFIFTTAYSHYAVEGFNLNAIDYLVKPIPFHRFLKAATRALNVITEKPETTITVEKPSTEPEFIFVKSEYENLKVNVNEIKYIEGLKDYVKIYTGNKKPILTLNSLKKFEEKLGQKNFIRVHKSFIVSINHIHSVQRNRIIIDDKRIPIGVSYKNDFIKKIDY, encoded by the coding sequence ATGATAACATGTATTATAATTGATGATGAGCCTTTAGCATTAGAATTATTAGAAGATTTTATTTCTAAAATATCTTTTTTAGAATTAATAGCTTCCTGCTCTAATGGGTTTGAAGCCACAAATATTTTACACCAACAAAAGATTGATTTGATTTTTACAGATATTGAAATGCCCAATTTTTCTGGCATTGACATAATTAAATCACTTGAATATAAACCACACTTTATTTTTACAACGGCATATTCTCATTATGCTGTAGAAGGTTTTAACCTTAACGCTATTGATTATCTTGTTAAACCCATTCCTTTTCATAGATTTTTAAAAGCCGCAACTAGAGCTTTAAATGTAATTACAGAAAAACCTGAAACAACCATAACTGTTGAAAAACCTAGTACAGAACCTGAGTTTATTTTTGTTAAATCTGAATACGAGAATTTAAAAGTTAATGTTAATGAGATAAAATACATTGAAGGGCTAAAAGACTATGTTAAAATTTACACAGGCAATAAAAAACCTATTTTAACACTAAACAGTTTAAAAAAGTTTGAAGAAAAGCTTGGTCAAAAAAATTTTATTAGGGTGCATAAATCTTTTATAGTATCTATTAACCATATTCATTCTGTACAACGCAACAGAATAATTATTGATGACAAACGCATACCTATTGGGGTTAGTTATAAAAACGACTTTATTAAAAAAATAGATTACTAA
- a CDS encoding sensor histidine kinase, with protein sequence MQETLPRPNFKPPGDFGMQENEMPPKKPHPFLLNFRVFFPSGGLLLLVFAISTSVKLGIEWFKSEKKRVLIESEKVNSELSFLKAQLNPHFLFNSLNSIYSLAHKQSKDTTNAIVILSDLMRYMIYEANKELVPLEKEIEYIKNYISLQLLRLKDSSNVKVNIHGNLNYGIEPLLLISFIENAFKYGTDFKGKTNIIIKIHVEDELLKLYVYNSVSHQQPKNENSGIGLENIKNRLKLLYPNQHTINIKNEKNSYEVNLMLKLKKL encoded by the coding sequence ATGCAAGAAACATTACCTAGACCTAATTTTAAACCTCCAGGTGATTTTGGCATGCAAGAAAATGAAATGCCTCCAAAAAAACCACATCCTTTTTTACTAAATTTTAGAGTTTTTTTTCCTTCTGGCGGATTATTACTTTTAGTTTTTGCAATAAGTACTAGTGTGAAATTAGGTATAGAGTGGTTTAAATCTGAAAAAAAACGGGTATTAATAGAATCTGAAAAAGTAAATTCTGAACTCTCATTTTTAAAAGCACAGCTCAACCCTCACTTTTTATTTAATTCTCTTAACAGTATTTATTCTTTAGCCCATAAACAATCTAAAGACACTACAAATGCCATTGTTATTTTATCAGACTTAATGCGCTATATGATTTATGAAGCTAATAAAGAATTGGTTCCGTTAGAAAAAGAAATTGAATACATAAAAAATTATATTTCACTTCAACTCCTGCGTTTAAAAGATTCTAGCAATGTAAAAGTAAATATTCATGGTAATTTAAACTACGGCATAGAACCTTTACTTCTAATATCTTTTATAGAAAATGCTTTTAAATACGGAACAGACTTTAAAGGCAAAACCAATATCATAATTAAAATTCATGTTGAAGATGAACTTTTAAAACTTTATGTTTACAACTCTGTATCGCACCAACAACCAAAAAATGAAAATTCTGGTATAGGTTTGGAAAATATTAAAAATAGACTAAAATTACTATACCCAAACCAGCATACTATTAATATAAAAAATGAAAAAAATAGTTATGAGGTTAATTTAATGCTAAAACTAAAAAAGCTATGA
- a CDS encoding kelch repeat-containing protein, whose translation MNLLKKNTILCLTVLSIFSVGCSSDDDGDEYGNWVESSTFDGDSRGNAVSFTIGTKGYLITGYDGDDYLSDTWEYNSEEDYWVRKADFPGVARSGAVGFALNGKGYIGTGYDGSDELNDFWEYDPDTNEWTQKADFIGTARYGAIGFAVNGYGYIGTGYDGSEQKDFYKYDATTDTWEQIVGFGGEKRQNASVFVINDVAYIGTGSNDGAAEYDFYSFDGTTWTQLTDLDDDDLDETITFSNSVGFSLNGKGYFATGLSGALTTACWEYDPTDDSWDEVPDFEGTARQDASAFTFDSKVFVLMGRSSSYYFDDVWEFRPDELEDEDD comes from the coding sequence ATGAATTTATTAAAAAAGAATACCATTTTATGCTTAACAGTCCTATCAATATTTTCTGTTGGATGTAGTTCTGACGACGATGGTGATGAATACGGAAACTGGGTAGAGAGCTCTACTTTTGATGGAGATTCTAGAGGAAATGCTGTTAGTTTTACAATAGGAACTAAAGGATATTTAATAACTGGTTATGATGGGGATGATTACTTATCAGATACTTGGGAGTATAATTCAGAAGAAGATTATTGGGTTAGAAAAGCAGATTTTCCTGGTGTAGCTCGTAGTGGAGCCGTTGGTTTTGCTTTAAACGGAAAAGGATATATAGGTACTGGTTATGACGGTAGCGATGAACTTAATGACTTTTGGGAATATGACCCAGACACAAATGAATGGACACAAAAAGCAGATTTCATAGGTACTGCAAGGTATGGTGCTATTGGATTTGCTGTTAACGGTTATGGATACATTGGTACTGGTTATGATGGCAGTGAACAAAAAGATTTTTATAAATATGATGCTACTACAGACACATGGGAACAAATAGTAGGTTTTGGAGGCGAAAAACGCCAAAATGCTTCAGTATTTGTTATAAATGATGTTGCCTACATAGGAACTGGTTCTAATGATGGGGCTGCAGAATACGACTTCTACTCGTTTGATGGCACTACTTGGACACAGTTAACAGATTTAGATGATGATGATTTAGACGAAACAATAACCTTTAGCAACAGTGTTGGCTTTTCTTTAAATGGTAAAGGTTATTTTGCAACTGGCTTAAGTGGTGCCTTAACTACTGCTTGTTGGGAATATGACCCTACAGATGATTCATGGGATGAAGTACCTGATTTTGAAGGTACTGCTAGACAAGATGCTTCTGCTTTCACTTTCGACTCTAAAGTGTTTGTTTTAATGGGAAGAAGTAGTAGCTACTATTTTGATGATGTTTGGGAATTTAGACCAGATGAGTTAGAAGACGAAGATGATTAA